The proteins below come from a single Faecalibaculum rodentium genomic window:
- a CDS encoding LPXTG cell wall anchor domain-containing protein — translation MKGILRKLWILLLIPLFAAMPVAAQDIDLNERGSLTISFNGKYPLEGSSYAIWQVATIGVSEDGPYEYQNAPGFEGIRFHFTEQDLNYWDADESHPLIEFVGDYIDQEGLQPYATRTIGESNTVTFSDLPLGIYYVRQTELGEAGYVMTSYLATIPDKSGSYDATSFGKTDSYRKKPTKPSKAKTAAELQQDQFLMLAGISLSVLALVVLWRRKKEA, via the coding sequence ATGAAGGGAATTTTGAGAAAGTTATGGATCCTTCTGCTGATCCCGCTGTTTGCGGCGATGCCCGTTGCAGCGCAGGATATTGATTTGAACGAGCGAGGATCCCTGACGATTTCATTCAATGGAAAATACCCGCTGGAGGGATCATCCTATGCCATCTGGCAGGTGGCGACCATTGGGGTATCAGAGGATGGTCCATATGAGTATCAGAATGCACCGGGGTTTGAAGGAATCCGGTTCCACTTTACGGAGCAGGATCTGAACTACTGGGATGCGGATGAGTCTCATCCTCTGATTGAGTTTGTGGGTGACTACATCGATCAGGAAGGCCTGCAGCCCTATGCTACGAGGACCATCGGGGAATCCAACACGGTGACATTCAGCGATCTGCCCCTGGGGATCTACTATGTCCGTCAGACTGAGCTGGGGGAAGCCGGGTATGTCATGACTTCCTATCTGGCAACGATCCCGGATAAGTCCGGCAGCTATGATGCGACTTCCTTTGGCAAGACGGACTCGTACAGAAAGAAACCGACGAAACCGTCAAAGGCGAAGACGGCGGCTGAGCTGCAGCAGGATCAGTTCCTGATGCTGGCAGGGATTTCCCTGAGCGTACTGGCACTGGTGGTGCTGTGGAGGCGGAAGAAGGAAGCTTGA
- a CDS encoding IS3 family transposase has protein sequence MKQVEYELVAEDHKAGIQFSVSRVLHKLGLSRSGYYDYLKRKPSHQEKRRHDVKKAILQIYEDSHENYGAPKIAKILNSGGISITERTVGVYMRQMGIRAQWVKPHTQTTIRSDFSGNLKNLLDRNFSPAHPNCVWCTDITYIHTKLDGFVYLACIMDLYSRRIISWKLTKTLDTGPILKSIEEARKRRPSQEPIMIHTDRGIHYTCDLYRKLTRGMIRSYSAKGVPYDNACIESFHSLIKREWLSRFDIQNYRHAYRLVSQYIDDWYNPERIHSHCGYMSPAEYEVMFQRTSTD, from the coding sequence CTGAAGCAGGTCGAATACGAACTTGTTGCCGAGGATCATAAAGCTGGAATCCAATTCTCGGTATCCAGGGTGCTTCATAAACTTGGTCTTTCAAGATCTGGCTATTACGACTATTTAAAGCGGAAACCCAGCCACCAGGAAAAGCGCAGGCATGATGTGAAAAAGGCCATCCTTCAGATTTATGAAGACAGCCACGAAAACTACGGAGCGCCAAAAATCGCTAAAATCCTGAACTCAGGAGGGATCTCCATTACAGAAAGGACCGTTGGTGTTTATATGCGTCAAATGGGGATCCGAGCACAGTGGGTCAAGCCTCATACACAAACCACAATACGAAGTGATTTCAGTGGAAATCTGAAGAATCTTCTGGATAGAAACTTCTCTCCGGCTCACCCAAACTGCGTATGGTGCACAGATATCACCTATATCCACACAAAGCTGGACGGATTCGTTTACCTTGCCTGCATCATGGATCTGTATTCCAGAAGGATCATTTCCTGGAAGCTTACAAAAACGCTGGACACAGGTCCAATTCTGAAATCGATCGAAGAAGCCAGAAAACGCCGGCCGTCCCAGGAACCGATAATGATTCATACGGACCGAGGAATCCACTATACCTGTGATCTGTACAGAAAACTGACCAGAGGAATGATTCGCAGTTATTCAGCAAAAGGAGTTCCGTATGACAACGCCTGTATTGAATCATTCCACTCCCTGATCAAGAGGGAATGGCTGAGCAGGTTCGATATACAGAACTACAGGCATGCATACCGACTGGTGAGTCAGTATATAGATGACTGGTACAACCCTGAACGGATACACAGCCACTGTGGATATATGTCCCCAGCAGAATATGAAGTAATGTTCCAAAGGACCAGCACTGACTGA
- the grpE gene encoding nucleotide exchange factor GrpE, which produces MSKHKKPQQETEPAEMKPEAEKAAAEEEVTAEQEAPAPETDPAAELQSIISKLEDDLKEAKNDVARAYADADNTRKRLVKQAEADRKYRFQQAALELLPVLDSMNLALANAPQSEETQNFVKGFEMIRTKLEDVLDKEGVKEIDAEGKPFDAATMQAVMQEPAEGVEPGTVTQVLQKGYMLKDRMLRPAMVKVSA; this is translated from the coding sequence ATGAGCAAACACAAGAAGCCGCAGCAGGAAACGGAACCGGCGGAAATGAAGCCGGAAGCCGAAAAAGCGGCGGCTGAAGAAGAAGTGACTGCCGAACAGGAAGCACCTGCGCCGGAAACCGATCCGGCTGCCGAACTTCAGTCCATCATCTCCAAACTGGAGGATGATCTGAAAGAAGCCAAAAACGATGTGGCCCGCGCCTATGCGGACGCAGACAACACGAGAAAGCGCCTGGTGAAACAGGCAGAGGCGGACCGGAAGTACCGGTTCCAGCAGGCGGCGCTTGAGCTGCTGCCGGTGCTGGATTCCATGAACCTGGCCCTCGCCAATGCACCTCAGTCCGAGGAGACGCAGAACTTCGTGAAGGGATTCGAAATGATCCGCACGAAGCTCGAGGATGTCCTGGACAAAGAGGGCGTGAAGGAAATCGACGCCGAAGGCAAACCCTTCGATGCTGCCACCATGCAGGCAGTGATGCAGGAACCTGCAGAAGGCGTCGAGCCCGGAACCGTCACCCAGGTGCTTCAAAAAGGATATATGTTGAAAGACCGGATGCTTCGTCCGGCCATGGTGAAAGTCAGCGCGTAA
- the hrcA gene encoding heat-inducible transcriptional repressor HrcA, with the protein MELTQRQKLIFRTIVERFTCTAEPVGSKALMELLDHPLSSATIRNEMAVLERAGLLEKTHISSGRIPSRRGYRYYVENLMETSLPTTVRTTLRDIFMERQYTLEEVVRIASDVLSEMTSLTSIVLGPDASGQRLQHVAMVPLSTDSAVALFVTDTGHTENKLFRFEQDVSLPDLTTCTDLLNSHLKGIRLEDIAGHLEELRPLMAAKLARSEVLYEAFAAAFMNFAAEKMAVSGRSNMLAQPEFSDVNRVRKLMKILEDSDLFNAWTHQSTNIAVPIGGRNELIQIGDCSVVTAKFRTCDEEEGRLMVVGPNRMPYARVIALTDAMSDVIEEIFGTDKKGGRQDEQTQEAAAGNGTGGNEAGSRKSGG; encoded by the coding sequence ATGGAACTGACCCAGCGGCAGAAACTTATTTTCAGGACCATTGTGGAACGGTTCACCTGCACCGCCGAGCCGGTTGGCTCGAAGGCGCTCATGGAACTGCTGGATCATCCGCTGTCCAGTGCCACGATCCGAAACGAAATGGCTGTGCTGGAACGCGCAGGTCTGCTGGAGAAAACACACATCTCCAGCGGACGCATTCCCAGCCGCCGGGGTTACCGCTATTATGTGGAGAACCTGATGGAGACTTCGCTGCCGACAACGGTGCGCACGACCCTCCGGGACATCTTCATGGAGCGGCAGTATACCCTGGAGGAAGTCGTCCGGATCGCCAGTGATGTCCTGTCGGAAATGACCAGCCTGACCAGCATTGTCCTGGGACCGGATGCATCCGGTCAGAGACTGCAGCACGTGGCGATGGTGCCATTGAGCACAGACTCCGCCGTGGCGCTGTTTGTCACCGACACCGGACACACCGAGAACAAGCTGTTCCGGTTTGAGCAGGACGTGAGCCTGCCCGATCTCACCACCTGCACGGATCTTCTCAACAGTCACCTGAAGGGAATCCGTCTGGAAGACATTGCGGGGCACCTGGAAGAGCTCCGGCCGCTCATGGCGGCGAAGCTGGCACGAAGCGAGGTGCTGTACGAAGCCTTTGCGGCGGCGTTCATGAACTTCGCGGCGGAAAAAATGGCGGTATCCGGCCGCAGCAACATGCTGGCCCAGCCGGAGTTCTCCGACGTGAACCGGGTCCGGAAGCTGATGAAGATCCTGGAAGACAGCGATCTGTTCAATGCCTGGACCCATCAGTCCACGAACATCGCGGTCCCCATCGGGGGGCGCAATGAACTGATCCAGATTGGAGACTGTTCCGTTGTCACGGCGAAATTCAGGACCTGTGACGAGGAAGAGGGACGCCTGATGGTGGTTGGTCCCAATCGCATGCCTTATGCCAGGGTCATTGCGCTGACAGACGCCATGAGCGATGTCATCGAGGAGATCTTTGGCACAGACAAAAAAGGAGGTAGGCAGGATGAGCAAACACAAGAAGCCGCAGCAGGAAACGGAACCGGCGGAAATGAAGCCGGAAGCCGAAAAAGCGGCGGCTGA
- a CDS encoding SpaH/EbpB family LPXTG-anchored major pilin → MNKNFKKMFSVAAAATMVAGVGLTTVNAAELAAGEGTITIANAQKGKTYTAYQIFEVSATEQTHDVINPGVEFDDKRTASYIATEEQKTFFASANPELFNFQATANGKYNVAVKTGITGQDIATFLNSKEVDDLNKVFDHKSVTADTAGALSITDVPYGYYYVKTDAGTIASINTATPSVTITDKNKPTNVDKKVNDPENTQVDADHSTAYVGEIKSFEITTNIEPGLKSFTITDTMGTGLELVADSISITPSTLTNDKDYSVSVDGQKITVAFKDTYLQRLTASTSVTITYRATVTDAAVSAGSVQNTVVVKPGDNDTVNDFVKIFLGKADFTKVDANDEATTLAGAEFEIYTEATEGTKLSFIKDGDTYRYVQAPVDGDSSVTTLTSGTDGQFHVTGLPEGSYWLQETKAPAGYNLMTSRQQFNVTLNDTNVSNPSMNEVKANIENTKGGATLPSTGGMGTTALYTIGGLMVAGAAVLFVVRKRMAA, encoded by the coding sequence ATGAACAAAAATTTTAAAAAGATGTTCTCTGTTGCCGCAGCAGCTACTATGGTGGCTGGTGTTGGCCTGACAACAGTCAATGCTGCAGAACTTGCCGCCGGCGAGGGAACCATTACCATTGCCAATGCCCAGAAGGGAAAAACGTATACTGCCTATCAGATTTTTGAGGTAAGCGCTACAGAACAGACTCATGATGTAATCAACCCTGGCGTAGAGTTTGATGATAAAAGAACTGCTTCTTATATTGCGACAGAAGAGCAGAAAACATTCTTTGCTTCAGCAAATCCTGAATTATTTAATTTCCAGGCTACTGCAAATGGCAAGTATAACGTAGCAGTTAAGACTGGAATCACAGGTCAAGATATTGCTACATTCCTGAATTCGAAAGAAGTTGATGATTTGAATAAAGTATTCGATCATAAATCTGTGACGGCAGATACAGCAGGTGCATTGTCCATTACAGATGTTCCTTATGGTTATTACTATGTAAAAACAGATGCAGGAACGATTGCCAGCATTAATACAGCAACTCCCAGCGTGACAATTACCGATAAGAACAAACCGACTAATGTTGATAAGAAGGTTAATGATCCTGAAAATACTCAAGTAGATGCCGATCACTCAACCGCTTATGTTGGAGAAATCAAATCCTTTGAGATTACCACAAACATTGAACCTGGTCTGAAATCTTTCACCATCACCGATACGATGGGAACGGGTCTGGAACTTGTTGCTGATTCTATCTCTATAACTCCTAGCACATTGACAAATGACAAAGATTATTCAGTCTCTGTAGATGGCCAGAAAATCACTGTTGCTTTCAAAGATACTTATCTGCAGAGATTAACAGCTTCCACTTCTGTAACGATTACTTACCGGGCAACAGTAACGGATGCTGCAGTTTCTGCAGGATCCGTACAGAACACTGTCGTAGTTAAGCCGGGAGATAACGATACAGTCAATGACTTTGTAAAAATCTTCCTTGGAAAAGCTGACTTCACAAAGGTGGATGCAAACGACGAGGCTACCACTCTTGCTGGTGCAGAATTCGAGATTTATACAGAAGCCACTGAAGGAACAAAACTGAGTTTTATCAAGGATGGAGATACATATCGTTATGTACAGGCTCCTGTAGATGGTGACAGTTCTGTAACCACTCTGACTTCTGGAACTGATGGTCAGTTCCACGTGACTGGTCTGCCTGAAGGTTCCTACTGGCTGCAGGAAACCAAAGCACCGGCTGGTTATAACCTGATGACATCCCGTCAGCAGTTTAATGTAACTCTTAATGATACTAATGTTTCGAATCCTTCTATGAATGAAGTGAAGGCAAACATCGAGAACACCAAGGGTGGTGCGACTCTGCCTTCCACAGGTGGTATGGGTACAACGGCTCTGTACACGATTGGCGGCCTGATGGTTGCTGGTGCAGCAGTACTATTCGTTGTTCGCAAGAGAATGGCTGCATAA
- a CDS encoding transposase, translated as MAKKRKTFTDEFKQDAVQFLTNHPEMTVIECAETLGVGRSTLERWRADFNRSGLSAVTAHNNDKEEKDLLKENVRLQRELRDSQEALKILKKAISILGN; from the coding sequence ATGGCAAAGAAACGTAAAACATTTACAGATGAATTCAAGCAGGATGCGGTTCAATTTTTGACTAACCATCCAGAAATGACCGTTATAGAATGTGCTGAAACACTTGGTGTAGGCCGCAGCACCCTGGAAAGATGGAGGGCAGATTTCAACCGATCCGGTCTTTCAGCTGTGACAGCTCATAATAATGACAAGGAAGAAAAAGACCTTCTCAAAGAAAATGTCAGGCTTCAACGAGAACTCAGGGACTCACAGGAGGCTTTGAAGATTCTAAAAAAAGCCATAAGCATTCTGGGAAACTGA
- a CDS encoding class C sortase, giving the protein MKFIRKNLTTILLIIIFTAGLSLLLYPTVSDWVNSMYASRAVVSYEDTVNRMSPEEYDQMIEGAKEYNSLLSKETYRFNPSDALHKKYEETLNITEDGMMGILKIPSLRVNLPIYHGTDDSVLNTALGHIEGSSLPIGGQGTHSVISGHRGLPSAKLLTDLDDLEEGDYFMIQSLDNLMTYQVDQISIVLPTDYSKLEIEDGKDYVTLMTCTPYGINSHRLMVRGHRVDNLPDDFINTRNEAMLIDSKLVALFIAVPVLIGLFVWVMARGRKKKG; this is encoded by the coding sequence ATGAAGTTTATAAGAAAGAATCTCACCACGATTCTCCTCATAATCATTTTCACGGCAGGGTTGTCCCTGCTGTTGTATCCGACAGTTTCGGACTGGGTGAATTCAATGTATGCATCCAGGGCGGTTGTATCCTATGAGGATACGGTAAATCGCATGAGTCCGGAGGAATATGATCAGATGATTGAGGGAGCAAAGGAATACAATTCTTTGCTTTCTAAGGAGACTTACCGGTTCAATCCTTCGGATGCATTGCACAAAAAATATGAGGAGACATTGAATATTACGGAAGATGGAATGATGGGAATCCTGAAAATTCCGTCTTTGCGTGTAAACCTGCCCATCTATCATGGAACGGATGATTCAGTTTTAAATACTGCTCTGGGTCATATTGAGGGTTCCTCTCTGCCGATCGGGGGTCAGGGAACTCATTCAGTAATTTCAGGGCACAGGGGACTGCCATCTGCCAAGCTCCTTACAGATCTTGATGATTTGGAGGAAGGGGATTATTTCATGATTCAGTCACTGGATAATCTTATGACATACCAGGTAGATCAGATTTCCATTGTGCTGCCAACAGATTATTCAAAGCTGGAGATAGAAGATGGAAAAGATTATGTCACTTTGATGACATGTACGCCATACGGTATCAATTCGCATCGTCTAATGGTACGCGGTCACCGTGTGGACAACCTGCCGGATGATTTCATCAATACACGAAATGAGGCCATGCTCATTGACTCGAAGCTTGTGGCGCTGTTCATTGCCGTTCCTGTCCTGATCGGACTCTTTGTCTGGGTAATGGCCAGAGGACGGAAAAAGAAAGGTTAG